The genomic region TCCGTTGCAGCTTCACAGGATGCCAGGCTCTGTCGAGCCAAGAATTTCCATGGAAATTATTTTTTCACAGATTTAACAAACTTGTTTTTTCACTGTCGGAAGTTCGGTGCAAACCAGTACTAAGGAAGATGTGTTTCCAAACAACACATATTCATAATCAAACTCTCTCTCAAACTACTGACAGATGTCTCATACTGACAGATGTGTCATAGTCTATTGGATAAAAAGTGACAAAAGTAATGGTATCAGTAATGCTGCAGTAACAGTGACAGTACGGAGagtgccagcagcagcaacagtgacaGTGAGGAGagtgccagcagcagcaacagtgacaGTGAGGAGAGTGCCAGCAGCAGCAACTGTGACAGTGAGGAGagtgccagcagcagcaacagtgacaGTGAGGAGAGTGCCAGCAGTAGCAACAGTGACAGTGAGGAGAgttccagcagcagcaacagtgacaGTGAGGAGagtgccagcagcagcaacagtgacaGTGAGGAGagtgccagcagcagcaacagtgacaGTGAGGAGagtgccagcagcagcaacagtgacaGTAAGGAGagtgccagcagcagcaacagtgacaGTGAGGAGagtgccagcagcagcaacatcattGTAAGCAGTTGAAAACCATCAGAAGTACCAACAGAAACAGAAGTAATACTGGTGATAGCAGCTGTAGAACAGTGCCAACAACCTCAGCTGTAGAAACAATGCCAACAACAGACAGCAGCTGTAGAAACAgtgccaacagcagcagcagaagttgTAACTGTGCCACCAGTGCCCAAAATGTCCCCATATCCCACTTTGCCAGACAGTTGAAGTTATTATCATCACTGACACTATTAGGTACAAGCATAACTTCAAAAGACCTCAATTGCGTCGTTTTACTCTACATGCAGAGAGCTGGAAACAGAATAGCTGAAAGAACAAAAATCATTAACAACGGTGATTGTTAATTCTAATCTAGCAACAACCTATGTAATTGTTCAGAGCTCGTGCCCCATacccacaaggtgggtatggatatccatacccaccttgtgggtATGAATACCCCAGGCTACGAATCTCTGTTCCAGATCTACAGCAGAGTTTCTCCTTGCGTAGTCTGTCACTGTAGATAGTTGACTAATTAGATGGTTACGTCACTCTTGATTCGTATAGTAATTTTATCATTTATTATATGTTACGTCTCTCTAACAATTATCTGTATGTTCTGAACAGGTTTTCCTACGTATAAATAACCAAACCTTTAGAACTGCATCAAGACAGATGCTAATATTTATGTTACTAGCACAAATAAGATTCTGAAATTCTGGAAGTAAATGTCGACCCAAATATTTGAGCTCAGATGTTGGAACAGAAGAATATTTGTGCCTCCTTCCCGTGGGGACTTAAAGAGACCAGAAACAGGTCTTCAGAAGTTCCTGTGGCAAGCTCCTTCAGCTTGTATTCTTCTCATGCATTTTTTCCTtgttttaattaaatttaaacaTTGGTTTATTTTGTTTCCAgtaatgaaagaaaatttgccttAACCCAAATTAAATTCCATGTGAAACGAGCAATAGGAAACCAGCAAAATAATTCCCTGGTAAAAAAAAAAGGAATATAAGAATTAGGAAATTGCAGAAGGATTATTGGCTCACACGAGGGCCGTTCATTCTTATATCCAGTCATTCCTATATCCAGTCATTCCTATATCCAGTCATTCCTATATCCAGTCATTCCTATATCCAGTCATTCCTATATCCAGTCATTCCTATAGCCAGTCATTCCTATATCCAGTCATTCCTATATCCAGTCATTCCTATATCCAGTCATTCCTATAATCACTGCGCTCTTCTTCGCTTTCAGTTACCCCCTTTTGCTTCCTATTACTGGATTCTCTTCGCATTACTTTATATTCTTTCCTTGAATTTGTTCTCTTCCCAATAATTCTTTCTCTTCTCAATACATCTTTCTCTTCCCATTACTTTCTTCTTTTCTGATTGCGTCTTTCTCTTTCAGCTCCTGCTTTTCTCTTCACTTCTCCCCTGCCGCGTCAGTATTGGAGGCGGAGCCTGGCTATCAGAAAATAGCGTTCAGCCTCCTTGGGCAGTTGTGTGGTCAAGGGCATGAGTTGGCTTCTCGCTTGCCTCCTGATTCTTCCACTTTTCACATTCGTATTATTCTTTATTCTACTCGTTCTCCTCTTCATCTCCCTCGCTGAATACTCTTATATTACCGGTGACTTATCAGTAAGCATAACATAGTTGCTACACACAGTACTATAGTTGTCCTATAGTTGCTGGACTATAGTGGTCTCATTCATAAAACTATATTCAGGTCCTTCAAACTAAATTATGTTAGTTATACTCTCAAAAAAATAAACAGGAAAATATTGTTCGTTTTCACAAAACTATTGAGGTAATACCCTAAAAAATATGGTGGTCTTACCCACAAAACTATAGTGTTCCTTCCCACAAAAGTATGCTGGTCTTACCCACAAAACTGTAGTGATCTTTCCCACAAAACAATAGCGATCTTTTCCAGAAAAAAAACCTTTCCGGTCGAGGCCAGACCGGTCAACGGTTGGTCCCTCGCTGTCACCATTGCTACACGCCTCACTGGCAGCCGGCCGCCCGCAACCAGGACCTACCAGTGTGAGGCGGACTTCTCTTTTATCAAAACAATAGTGTCTCTGAGCCTTCAGCATTTCAGGGGTAGACAATGGGTTGCTCTCGCCCCCTGCGCCTGATAACGCCACCTTGTGATGAGATAGTAACACTCCACATCTTCACTGTCTTCTTCCCagcctcgccacacacacacacacacacacacacacacacacacacacacacacacacacacacacacacacacacacacacacacacacatacacacacacacacatccagtctcttcttccactacctcctcctccacttCGCCATCACCTGCACTGATTTCCAGAGAACTTTTTCCACGAGGATCAAGGTGCGAGGCTGGAAAATCTTTTCCACCTTCTCTATGTGGTTTCCAGATCTATTTTTCGTTTGGTTAACTTGCCCTTCCTCTCTTTATGAGTTATTGTTGATTAAATATCGTTAAGCTTCGTTTTGTCgttcaattattttttttaccTAACATTATTTGACATTTAATGTTGGCCATGATTTCTATTTAACAATATATTTAATTGATTTTCTTTTCAAATTTTGTGTATGCCAATCTCACTATGTACAAATGTAATTCGTCttccaacgtgtgtgtgtgtgtgtgtgtgtgtgtgtgtgtgtgtgtgtgtgtgtgtgtgtgtgtgtgtgtggggacaccCATATGGCCGGCGGCATACTGCAAGATATGCACAGTTTTTTATTGGGTCATAACCAGCGCGTAGAGCAATAAATACGATTTTAACGATGCACACAGCAGGATATAAACACAAACCTCATAAGACTAGTGGTAATGCATATATAAATGGGAGCTTTATTTAGTTGTTTAGCCCTGAAGataaaagcgagagagagagagagagagagagagagagagagagagagagagagagagagagagagagagagagagagagagagagagagagagagagagagagagagagagagaattattcgTCTTTTTTCTCATGACGTTTAACCGAGCGTCTCCAGGCCTTTttactttatttatttacataaataaaatatattcttTACTATCTAATTAGGAGCGATATTAAGCATCATGAAGAATAATGATCAGAATAAGAATAGATGTAGTTGTGATGAAGAACAGAGAAGGATTTATAACATGACGTatagagcaagagctcaactaaCACCAGTGAGCTATCTAAAAAATTCTTCAAATCTCATTCATTATTTTAccacccccatatatatatatatatatatatatatatatatatatatatatatatatatatatatatatatatatatatacgcatgaGAActgataaataatatatttttgacTAACAATAAACACGAATCAACACAAAAGTGAATCATGAATTACACAGCAGCCAGTGATGAATGAGTCTCAGATTCGGAGTCAACTTGTCATAGTTTTTACTCGAGGAATTTCCAACACGTGGATTCGTGCTAACGCTTTTGTGGTGGTTATTTGTTGGTTTATTTGTGTCTGTGTTTATAAGTTTCaagctgggtagtgtgtgtgtgtgtgtgtgtgtgtgtgtgtgtgtctgtgtgtgtgtgtgtgtgtgtgtgtgtgtgtgtgtgtgtgtgtgtgtgtgtgacccagggAGCACCACGAGGAAGTAACGGTGGCAGACTTTATTTGATTTCAGTTAATCTTATTTCATCCTATGTTTTTCCTttccatttattattattttataatgcTTAGTAACCATTTCTATTTAGCTGATGCaaagttattattaatgttattattactgttattattattattattattaacattatttttaatacttttattattattattactattatttcaaTTACTGTAATTATGAAATTTTTGACGTATGTTGTTATCTGCATTGTTTTCTATGCCATATGATAATAATTATTAATGCTTTATTGATTTACAAATCTAGATATGAAATTATAAACAAATATTACTGTTACGTTCTGTTACGTTGGTAAATAAATCAATATGCAGTGCTCATGTTGCTTCTACAGCCAATTTGTATTCCTGTTATTTACAAACTTCAATTAGGAGACGTTAATTGAGTTCCGAGGACAACTGATATGGATTTCAGTAAGAAATGTTTTACTTAAATTAGTTGCTTAGTGTTAAATAAATGTCTTCATATCTTGGTTTCAAATGTTGCAAAAGAATAAATGAATATGATCACTCTTTGTGTCAAAGAATTACAACACTTGAACAGATGTATTTTGAATGCAAACTTTGCATGGTATTTTTATGCCACTATTGTGTAAGAAGCCTGAAGATGCATTCTTAACCATAATATAACACACTGATATATTTTGAATAGTTTTATTCGAGTAAAAATTCTAGGAAAATGGGGGAATTAAATTGCTAAAAAGATTTTCATCTGCTCCTAAATCTTGATCACAAAGATTTATGCCGTCACATAAAAGCCTATTTTTTCTgagaatataaaaaatataaacacGTAATTGAGATATTAATATAAAACTTCAAAGGAACAAACTATCTGATACATAATTGTTGTtgaataatttttcatgtatgttTAATCGTGATAGGAAAGAGAAAAAACATGAGAGACGAGCAAGAACAAATTGACAGCGTTTCATTCCACTTCGAATCTCTGTTCAATACTACGAATTGAACAGTTTCACGGGGCTATAAGCTGTGTATGGTCAGTAGGCGGCCTAGATGTACACATGTATGGTCAGTAGGCGGCCTAGATGTACACATGTATGGTCAGTAGGCGGCCTAGATGTACACATGTATGGTCAGTAGGCGGCCTAGATGTACACATGTATGGTCAGTAGGCGGCCTAGATGTACACATGTATGGTCAGTAGGCGGCCTAGATGTACACATGTATGGTCAGTAGGCGGCCTAGATGTACACATGTATGGTCAGTAGGCGGCCTAGATGTACACATGTATGGTCAGTAGGCGGCCTAGATGTACACATGTATGGTCAGTAGGCGGCCTAGATGTACACATGTATGGTCAGTAGGCGGCCTAGATGTACACATGTATGGTCAGTAGGCGGCCTAGATGTACACATGTATGGTCAGTAGGCGGCCTAGATGTACACATGTATGGTCAGTAGGCGGCCTAgatgtacacacaaacacacacaaacaacacatGATTCAAACCCTCACTCACCCCGTGACAGAACCGGTGAGGATATACCCggtgaggattgactgggaataaATCCAGAACAGTTGgctcctgttcacccagcaacaCTTGGGGACATGGGAGTATACACTGAGTAACTGGTCGTGTTCCAGATAAAACTTGAAGGGTAAAGGTTACAATAAGCTAATGGAAGGGAATGATAGGCAATGACCCCTGTTTCCTCCTgaatataaaaattaaataatttacagagagagagagagagagagagagagagagagagagagagagagagagagagagagaagagagagagagagatatagagagatatctATAGTGtgagatagagagggagggagagagggagagaaagagaggcgcCAGTAATAAAATCTAAATTTTTAATTCATTTTTTATACAACAAAGGGAAAGAAATGTGCGTCATTTAGGACTCTCTTGAATTCTCACAAACTTTATGGAGCGATTGAGGTGGAACATCTTGTGTCGAATCACCAAACGTTTGCTGGTTTAAACCTCTCTATAATCTATTCTCGCTGGATTTTGGCCCTGTTCCTTCTGGGAGGAGAGGGAAAGAAGAGAGGAATTCCAAAGTTGGACGATAGATGGATGGAAGGAGAACGAGAGAGGCAGAGAAGGcaggagacagtgagagagaagaTAAGCAACATCACTTCCCTAGGGCCATAACTTGGTTCTCTGCCGGGAATGTAGAAAGACTATCCCCACTACAACTGATTAACATCTGGGTGAATATAGATCGAGATAGTCAAGATTAAGGCTCTCCTCACGCTACACTTTTTCCGCCTTATGCTGCCGGTTGAAACGAACAATACGCAAGTAGTGCCATGCCGCAGTGACAAATTGAATGGAAATTTAAGAGAAAAGATAACAAAAAGATAAAGTAGAAACAAGCAAAACGAGGAAGGGAACAGGAGGCTCGAGGGTAATTGAGGTTAAGTGCACGAGAAGGAAGGAAGCGATAAGGAATTAAGACAGGAACTCGAGTATGATTGAGAAGCAACACGAAGGAAGAGATGTAGAAGGAAGCGGATGTATATTTTACCTTATGCAATATACATAAGGGATGTATACATAAGCATATACATAAGGAAGGCGATTATACATTGCAGAGGTAGGACGCTAAGTTTAGATGAAGCAGAAGACGAGAACAAAAGGTTGGCAGAGGCGACAGACCAGGAAAGGTGAGATATGTCCGGTGAAGTATGATACATGACTAGATGAAATAGGGGATAGGACAGGAGTGAAGATAAATAAGAAGATAAATAGCTTACAAGGAAAGACACACAAATCCCCAAAATGGAAAGAGGAAAAGACTCTCAtgcacttggactggtcggtactgCGATGGCCATGTATCTTATATGGAGAGCATTCGATCCCAGCAGTCTAAGTGGTTATCGGCACCGGCCAATCATCCCGTCTTAATATCTCAGtttcttgttctcatatcccttccaagttgtTTATAGTTGTTCTGCCTTAACACTATCTCCGGAAAATTATCTTAACTAAACATCGTTCATTTATATATACTTACATATATACACCTCCATTGATTACATTATTCCACAAATTTCCACAATAATTATTATTCCacaataattttttaaattattcTACAAATTATTCAACAAATTTCTCTCAGTATAGATCTATATTATCAGAGATCCACGATAGATTCTGAATCTCCTCTCGTCTCTTCGTCCAGAATAAGAGCATACTTTTATAAATAGATTTAAATCACAATTTATACATTGAGTAAAGTCAATCATTGAACATGAGGCGGTATTGGACAgtttgagtactcacctagttactcacctagttgtgtttgcgggggttgagctctggctcttttgttccgcctctcaactatcaatcagctggtgtacagattcctgagcttactgggctctatcatatctacatttgaaactgtgtatggagtcagcctccaccacaacactacttaatgcattccatttattaactaccctgAGTGGAGCAGCGAGTGTGACTGGTAGGTATTTTGATGCCTTGTGAGCTTGGGAAtgtttcacataaaggaaatgttgTCTTACTGGACTAAGGAATAACAATGGAAGCAACATCCGTCTTATGGTCTCAAGAACACTACTAGCAGCGAATATGTGAGTATTCGCTTGTTGTTATTCGGAATAGTTGTTGTAGACCTATAATGGCTTCCCCCTCTCATCCAACTCTCTCAGCTTTGGCACTTCATTGAGGCTCTCTACCTCCCATCTAGAGCACTTTCATTTCATAAAACACTTCAACTTAGAGAACATGCAATATATGCCtttaaaattctcaaaggaatttgtGTGGCACGTCTCTAACCTTGACTGCATTACgcttgaaggaaggaaggattgtTCAGCTGCTGTAGTGACGCGTTTACCACTTCAGTGTCGATAATTAATAGTTTCCCCACTTTTAAAGTTTCCACTGCGGGAGGTTTTACTTCCGTAGCGGAAGTAAACAGTAGTAACTTCCGTTACTACTGTTCCTTGTTGATGGGTGATCACTTTGTAatggtattgttgctgctgctactgttcctgTTGGTGGGTGATTATTCTCtaatgctactgttgctgctgctactgttcctgTTGTGGGTGATCACTCTGTAatgatactgttgctgctgctactgttcctggtggtgggtgaTCACTCTGaaatgctactgttgctgctgctactgttcctgTTGGTGGGTGATCACTCTGaaatgctactgttgctgctgctactgttcctgTTGGTGGGTGATCACTCTGaaatgcttctgttgctgctgctactgttcctgTTGGTGGGTGATCACTCTGAAatactactgttgctgctgctactgttcctgTTGGTGGGTGATCACTCTGTAatggtattgttgctgctgctactgttcctgTTGGTGGGTGATCACTCTGaaatgctactgttgctgctactgttcctGGTTGTGTTGGAGCACTCTGTGCTGTCGCTGCTTGAAATTCATGCAAATCTAAATTGTCGGTTCAGACTCGAAAAATTCTTCAATTACTAGTTCTCCCGTTTATGCAAGTGCTCGAGCAATCAGCCTAAATAGATACAAGTTGCTGGTACAGGAGATCCAACGTTGGGAACCTCCTCGCTGCATATTCAGAATCAGAGGCGTTTGGCTACAAGCTACAAAATACAGTTAATTACAAAGGCTTCACTCCAGCTGCATTTAGAAGCAAACAGTGGCTAAGCCACAAGGGGAAACACACATGGATGCAGCTTCTAGGTAGGTGGGTGAGACAGTGCTCATGTGGGTGAGACATGAGCACTCATCACATCCCCATATTGTTAACTAGAGGGATGTGATTTAACCCAATCAGTCAAATCATAGTCAAATCAATCATAAAATCAgtcaacatatacacacacacacatatggaaaTAATGTAAACGCGTAAACATACTTAAGCAGACAATCCACACGTGTAAacacacatacatagacacaaTCCACACGTGTAAACACACATACATAGATACAATCCACACGCTCGAACACACATTAACAGGCAATGCACACGTGCAAACAAACATGCAAAGTCAGAATGCACAAATGTAAACAAATGGACATGTTAGAGCACTTAGATTCACACAACCAAAGCTTCCAAACCCACCAAACTATTGAAATCCCTTGTCAGTTCACTCGTAAATCCACTGAAAGCATCGAGGAATAAGAGAGCAACAATAAGATATGCTCAGCATATTATTAACCTTTGCAAGGTGTATGCTATATCTAGCAGCAAAATATCAGCTTGAGCAACAGGAAACTTGACATAGAGATCTTTTATATCAATTAATTTTCCTGTTTGctcatatttttttatatattttcattAACATTATTCTTAAATATTAATGAAAACAACAAATCTTTGTATTTATCCTGCAGCAATTGAATAATTATTTTATCGTTGGTTTTATCATTATTATCAGAATAGTTCTTACTTGAAGCTGTTATCAGAGAAGGCCGCGGTAGTCCCTGTGACACATCAGAGTGGTGGAAGGACTATATATATAAGGTGGACTATATGAGACTATAGAAACTATAAGGGTGGTGgacaacggccgaggaattcaacGCCTGCCTGACAGCAATGAAAAATGCAATCCACCCTCTCGTTATCATCCGCTTCCTCTTCCCACGCCGGCTGGCAAGGGACTGTTGGAATACAGATCGTTCATCTGAGGTCTCTAGTGTAAATAATTCAGCGGGGTGGCGCTCATATCTGTCAAGGGATGATGGCTGAGTGTCTCTGTTGACACGCTGCGGGAATTGATGGGAAAGACCTCCTGCCTGGCAGCATCTCGAATGCTAAATCGCAATGTCAGAACGAAGATGTTTAATTGAATTTGTAACCTTTCGTGCTGGATGTTGGCTTTTCAATTGCGGGGTTAAAATGTAGATTAATTTTTCATTATTGGATCGACACAGCAGTGTTTAGAATACCAGAGCTGTTGATGGGAACACCCGCGGCGGCCTGGGGTTCGAATCCAGATGAGTCGTAGagtttaattgatatatatatatatatatatatatatatatatatatatatatatatatatatatatatatgtgtgtgtgtgtgtgtgtgtgtgtgtgtgtgtgtgtgtgtgtgtgtgtgtgtgtgtatgtgtgtgtgtgtgtgtgtgtgtgtgtgtgtgtgtgtgtgtgtgtgtgtgtgcgcgtgcgtgtgtgtgggggttgatgGAAGAGCCCGCAGGCCATCATGGAACACGTATAAATAATTAGGAATGAAAAAGATAAATGGAATAGACATGTATGACAGGGATCAGGGAAATCAGGAATAAGTGCCCCCGACGTTCACCTAGGACCTTCGGGACCCAAGCTCTGAAGTCTGACCCTTCCAAACATATGTAAATGCTTGTTAGGTAAGCAAGTCTATCTTGGAACGAGTGACCGCACTCAAGGCAACAGCTAGGAGGAGAAACCCTCTTAGATTCAGAGAGAAATTGTTATGGATCTAGATATTACATAGAACCCCATCCTGAGAGACACACTCGAACCGGACAACCGGCAGCTACAATGAATTGAAAGGCAGCGCCTGGTCTGCCTTCCTAAACTTGAGCAAAAGCCCATTCAGGACTCAACATGCCACACATGTCAGCCAAATCCTCGAATATACAGCTCAAAAACCCAGTCCATGCTCAGCCATGCTATGCACGAAGCTGGAGAACGTCTAGAGATGCGTACCACTAGAAATATGGAGCATCATATACGATTGGCTAAAATAACTAAGTTTCACATAAGTAGATAATAaacaggggagacatgatcatgcaACACAAAATACGCAGCATAATGTACAATATGGAGAAGGATTAGTTTTGATATATGAGAGGGGACGACCAGGGTGACCATATGTGGAAACTAAATACGAAATTGTGTCACAGGCATATTAGAAGGAGCTTCCTAAATGCCAGAGTATTTAAGAACATGTAGTAACAAGAGCAACAAGAGGCTTTTGAAGGCCTATTAAAAATAGATATGAAGAATTTGTTAATTCAAAGAAATAGCCCAAGAGCTTGTCCAGCCTACCCTCGcacgattacacacacacacacacacacacacacacacacacacacacacacacacacacacacacacacacacacacacacacacaattaggtgtAGGAAACAGGAGGCTGGATGTACCAATTGGGAGATAAAATCCTTCAAGAATCAAATAGATAGAAAGATCTGGGGTTGATGTCATGCTGAACCTGTCTCCTGACTCCACCATCAAAaggacatcagcggcgtatgcaaggttgGTCAACTTGTATTTCCTGTTCTTGTGAGGCTGAATGGAAATGACCGGGACAGGCTAACTAGTCCCTAACGGTGTTCTCATAAAATCTTTAAAATTAAACTTGTTTATTATCTGTTGTGTTCCAAAACTTAAACAAATTTGATGCTGCTTTACATTTCTTCTACATCCATTTTTTTCTTTCTGTGGTTGCGTCAGTTTGCTtgtaaaaaatagaaaaaaaattatattttcataaTTATTCGCAGACAATAAGCGTAGGAGAGATATATCCGGATATGCCGAAACACATATATTTtctcatacacacatatatgggGTCAGTTTTTTCATCCATTTTCTTAATCTGTAAACTCgtggaaccacctacccgccgaagtcgtaaacgctaaaactctgctgggttttaaaatactgcTGGAAAAGATCTTCAGGGCAATGGGGGGACCTgtgacaagccgtcggcttcttgtcctcatcgAAGCCACtggtattagtggccctcagataaattcaggtaaatatcaaAGCCGTGAGGATGATGGATAACAAATGAGAAGAATCAGAACagatgagattaacgaaaaattAACTGGACACTCCTAAGATAGTTTGAAAAAATAGGTAATG from Procambarus clarkii isolate CNS0578487 chromosome 83, FALCON_Pclarkii_2.0, whole genome shotgun sequence harbors:
- the LOC138358355 gene encoding osteocalcin 2-like — its product is MACIRNANARSSKALSLEEGEKVLSLEVEAGSKKLFRSFTVNSDSTESASSSNSDSEESASSSNSDSEESASSSNCDSEESASSSNSDSEESASSSNSDSEESSSSSNSDSEESASSSNSDSEESASSSNSDSEESASSSNSDSKESASSSNSDSEESASSSNIISFLYPVIPISSHSYSQSFLYPVIPISSHSYIQSFL